CTCGCCCCGCACGGCGCGTCGCTGGCGGTGGCCGGCGCCTACGTGCTCGCCGAACAGCTGCGTCTGACGTCCTCGGTCGAGCGGGCGCTGGACTTCTACGAGAAACTCTGGCGCTGGGTGGTCGAGGACAAGCAGAAAGCCGCCCGCGAGGTCGGCTGCTGGACGGTGCCCACGTCGCGCCGGGCCGCCCTGCGGTTCAGCTGGCGCCCGCTGGTCAATCGGTTCATCACCACGGCGTTGGCCGGTGAGCCGACCACGGTCATCGCGACGCTGCGCCGGGGAACTTCGGAACCGGGTTAGCGGCCGAAGCCGGGGCGGCGGCGTTTGAGGTAGCGCTCGAACTCGGCGGCCAGTGCGTCACCGTCGATCTGGCCCAGTACCTCGTTGACGTCGACGGACGCGTCGCCGTGCTGTTCGAGTGACTGCACGTATTCGGCCAGCTCCTGGTCGTCGGCGGCCATCTCGGTGATCTCCTGCTCCCACGCCTCGGCTTGCGCGGGCAGGTCGGCCAGCGGAACCTCGACGTCGAGTACTTCCTCGACGCGGCGCAGCAGCGCCACGGTCGCCTTGGGGTTGGGCGGGTGCGAGACGTAGTGCGGCACCGCCGCCCAGAACGTCACGGCCGGGATGCCCGCGGCCACGCACGCGTACTGGAAGACGCCGGCTATGCCGGTGGGGCCCTCGTAGCGGGTTTCCTCCAGTCCGAACAGCCGAGCCGAGTCCGACGAGTAGGCCGCACCCGAGACCGGTACCGGCCGGGTGTGCGGGGTGTCGGCCAGCAGCGCGCCCAGGATCACCACGGTGTCGACGTTGAGTTTGTCGATGATGCCCAGCAGTTCGTCGCAGAAGGTGCGCCAGCGCATGTTGGGTTCGACGCCGGACATCAGCACGACGTCGCGGTCGCTGTCGGGCGGGCGGCAGTGTGAGATCCGCATGGCCGGCCATTCCAGTTCCCGGGTGACGCCGTCGACTTGGCGGATCACCGGGCGATTGACCTGGTAGTCGTAGTAGGCCTCGTCGTCGATCTCCACGATCGGCAGCGCGTCCCAGATGTCGAACAGGTGTGCCACGGCGTCGCTGGCGGCGTCGCCGGCGTCGTTCCAGCCCTCGAATGCCGCCACTACGACGGTGTTCTGCAGTTGCGGCAGCCGTTGGGCATCATCCTGCCCGCGATCCGGCGAGTTCACCCGGCCAGCCTACGGCGTGGCGCTCCGGTTACGACGCAGACGTGCGGTTCTCGCCTCCGTGCGTCGAGCGTCCCCAGATGTACGGCCAAACGACCCTGCGAGCGGCATTTTGAGGCCGCTGGCGGGAGGCGACCGAAAGGCCCAGACGAAATACGGTTGGCTGCAATCTGGTTAACCTGGGTAATTAAGTCATTGCCGACCAGATCCGCGCGCCGGCGCTCGGTGGGCACCGCGATCGCCGGCCGGATCGGGTCAAGCTTGGCGTCCAGGGTTCGGGTGACGACGTAAACTCGTCTGGTCGAGAGGCGTTGCAACGGATTTTTTGGGGGGTCCTGGTCCCCCTGGTATCCGCCACGCTCGGCAGATCCAAGGACGCCTTCCGCGATGGAAGGATTGCATGTGAGCGCCCCCGAAAGTTTTGAGCCGAACATCCGTCCGGACTGCACCGACGAACTTTCCGCGGCCCTGCGCGAGCGGATTCTGGTGATCGATGGGGCGATGGGCACCGCGATCCAGCGCGACCGGCCGGACGAGGCCGGCTACCGCGGCGACCGGTTCACCGAGTGGCCGACCGCGTTGCAGGGCAACAACGACCTGCTCACGCTGACGCAGCCGCAGATCATCTCCGGGATCCACCGCGAGTACCTCGAGGCGGGTGCGGACATCCTGGAGACCAACACGTTCAACGCGAACGCGATCTCGCTGTCTGATTACGACATGGCGGACCTGAGCTACGAGCTGAACTACGCCGGGGCTGCGCTGGCCCGTAAAGCCGCCGACGAGTTCAGCACCACCGACAAGCCCCGCTATGTCGCCGGCGCCATCGGCCCGACCACGCGGACCGCGTCGATCTCGCCCGACGTCAACGACCCCGGGGCCCGCAACGTCTCCTACGACCAGCTGGTGGCCGCCTACCTGGAAGCCGCCAACGGCCTGGTGGACGGTGGCGCCGATCTGCTCATCATCGAGACCATCTTCGACTCGCTGAACGCCAAGGCGGCGGTGTTCGCCGTGGAGACGCTGTTCGAGGACCGCGGGCGGCGCTGGCCGGTGATCATCTCGGGCACCATCACCGACGCCTCCGGGCGGACGTTGTCCGGGCAGGTCACCGAGGCGTTCTGGAACTCGATCCGGCACGCCAAACCGATCGCGGTCGGCCTCAACTGCGCCCTGGGCGCGCCGGAGATGAGGCCGTACATCGCCGAGGTGTCGCGGATCGCGGACACCTTCGTCTCCTGCTACCCGAATGCCGGACTGCCCAACGCCTTCGGTGAGTACGACGAGTCCCCGGAGCGGCAGGCCTCTTATATCGCCGAGTTCGCCGACGCCGGCCTGGTGAACCTGGTCGGTGGGTGCTGCGGGACGGCGCCTCCGCACATCGCCGAGATCGCCAAGGTCGTCGAAGGTAAGCCGCCGCGCTGGGTGCCGCAGATCCCGGTGGCGACCCGGCTCGCGGGACTCGAGCCGCTCAACATCACCGAGGATTCGCTGTTCGTCAACATTGGTGAGCGCACCAACATCACCGGCTCGGCCCGGTTCCGCAACCTGATCAAGGCGCAGGACTACGACACCGCGCTGTCGGTGGCCCTGCAGCAGGTCGAGGTCGGCGCCCAGGTCATCGACATCAACATGGACGAGGGCATGATCGACGGCGTCGCCGCGATGGACCGGTTCACCAAGCTGATCGCGGCCGAGCCCGACATCAGCCGCGTCCCGGTGATGATCGACTCCTCCAAGTGGGAGGTCATCGAGGCGGGCCTGAAGAACGTGCAGGGCAAGCCGATCGTCAACTCGATCTCCATGAAGGAGGGCGAGGAGAAGTTCGTTCGCGAGGCACGGTTGTGCCGCAAGTACGGTGCCGCCGTGGTCGTGATGGCCTTCGACGAGCAGGGGCAGGCCGACAACCTGGAGCGCCGCAAGGAGATCTGTGGGCGCGCCTACCGCATTCTGACCGAACAGGTCGGCTTCCCGCCCGAGGACATCATTTTCGACCCGAACTGCTTCGCGCTGGCGACCGGCATCGAGGAGCACGCCACGTACGGCATCGACTTCATCGAGGCCTGCGCCTGGATCAAGGAAAATCTGCCGGGCGTGCACATCTCCGGCGGCATCTCGAACGTGTCGTTCTCGTTCCGCGGCAACAACCCGGTCCGCGAGGCGATCCACGCGGTGTTCCTGTTCCACGCCATCAAGGCCGGCCTGGATATGGGCATCGTCAACGCCGGCGCGCTGGTGCCCTACGACTCCATCGACCCCGAGCTGCGGGACCGCATCGAGGACGTCGTGCTGAACCGCCGCGAGGATGCGGCCGAGCGACTCCTGGAGATCGCCGAGCGATTCAATAGGACCGAGAAGAGCGAGGACCCGAAGGCCGCCGAGTGGCGATCCCTGCCGGTGCGCGAGCGGATCACCCACGCACTGGTCAAGGGCATCGACGCCCACGTGGACGACGACACCGAGGAGTTGCGGGCCGAGATCGCCGCTGCGGGCGGGCGCCCGATCGAAGTGATCGAGGGCCCGCTGATGGACGGCATGAACGTCGTCGGCGACCTGTTCGGCTCCGGCAAGATGTTCTTGCCTCAGGTGGTGAAGTCGGCCCGGGTGATGAAGAAGGCCGTGGCGTACCTGCTGCCGTTCATCGAGAAGGAGAAAGAGCAGTCCGGCGCGGCAGCCGGTAAGGACACCAACGGCACGATCATCATGGCGACCGTCAAGGGCGACGTGCACGACATCGGCAAGAACATTGTCGGGGTCGTGCTGCAGTGCAACAACTTCGAGGTGATCGACCTCGGTGTGATGGTGCCCGCCGAGAAAATCCTGGCCGCGGCTGAGGAATACGACGCCGACATCATCGGGCTGTCCGGGCTCATCACCCCGTCGCTGGACGAGATGGTCAACTTCGCCGTCGAGATGGAACGCCAGGGACTGCAGATCCCGCTGCTGATCGGTGGTGCGACCACCTCGCGTGCCCACACGGCGGTGAAGGTGGCGCCGCGCCGCAGCGGTCCGGTGGTGTGGGTCAAGGACGCGTCGCGCTCGGTGCCCGTCGCCGCCGCGCTGCTCGACGACAAGCAGCGTCCCGCGTTGCTGGAGGCCACCGAGAAGGACTACGCAGCGCTGCGCGAACGGCACGCTCAGAAGAACGAGCGCCCGACGCTGACGCTGGCGAAGGCACGCGCCAACCGGACGCCGATCGAGTGGGACGGCTACCCGCCGCCGGTGCCCGCCCAGGGTCTCGGCGTGCGGGATTTTCACGACTACGACCTCGCCGAGTTGCGGGAGTACATCGACTGGCAGCCGTTCTTCAACGCCTGGGAGATGAAGGGCCGCTTCCCCGACATCCTCAACAACCCGGTCTCGGGGGAGGCCGCGCGCAAGCTGTACGACGACGCCCAGGAAATGCTGGACACCCTGATCAAGGAGAAGTGGCTGACGGCCAACGGGGTGATCGGGTTCTTCCCGGCCAACGCGGTCGGTGACGACATCGAGGTCTACACCGACGACACCCGGACCGAGGTGCTCACCACGCTGTACAACCTGCGCCAGCAGGGCGAGCACCGCGACGGCATCCCCAACCGGAGTCTCGGCGACTTCATCGCGCCGAAGGCCACCGGTCTGGCCGACTACGTCGGCGCCTTCGCCGTCACCGCGGGACTCGGCAGCGCGGAAAAGATCGCGGAGTTCAAGGCGGACAACGACGACTACAGCGCGATCCTGCTGGAATCGATCGCCGATCGGCTGGCCGAGGCGTTCGCCGAACGGATGCACCAGCGGGTCCGCAAGGAGTTCTGGGGATTCCAGCCGGACGAGCAGTTGGACAACGAGGACCTGATTGGCGAGAAGTACCGGGGGATCCGTCCTGCCCCCGGCTACCCGGCCTGCCCGGAGCACACCGAGAAGGTGACGCTCTTTAAGTTGCTGGACGTTACCAAGCGGACCGGCATCGAGTTGACCGAGTCGATGGCGATGTGGCCCGGTGCCGCCGTCAGCGGATGGTACTTTTCGCATCCGCAGTCGCAATACTTCGTGGTCGGCCGGCTGGCCCAGGACCAGGTCGCCGACTACGCCAAGCGCAAAGGCTGGACGCTGGCCGAAGCCGAGCGCTGGCTCGCCCCCCAACCTCGGCTACAACCCGGAGGACTGAGCCGACGTCGGTGCGCCGCTACCGGCCTTCGTCGCCGGGTGTCCAGGTGTTCGGCAGCATTGGCTCCTGCGGGCCGTCGGTGAATTCGGCGCCGGGCAGCCGTGTGAGCCCCGAGCGCTGGTACGTCTGCTCTGCGCAGCGTGCCGACGAAGCCCTGCGGCCCCGCCCCGGAGGCCGAGGCTGCGACGTCGTCGGGCTCGGGCATGTCGGGCGGTCCGTCGACCTCTTCGTCGAGGTAGGCGAACTGATATTTGTGGCTGTGCTGGCGCACCCGTGCTCGGCGCTTGGCTCTGGCCTCGGCGGCGCTGGACAGCGGTGCGGCCGCTGGCGCCGCCGCCGCCGCACCGACGGCGGCGGCGGCTCTGGCCCCGAATGTAGGCGTGAATCCTTCACCGTCGGGGTCGCCGCCAACCGCATAGAACACTTGCACGCCGCCGGCGGCGGGGGCCGCCGGTGCCGGCGCGCCGGCCGACGATCCGGGGGCTCCGGCCGGTGCCGCGGCCGGTCCGCCGGCGCCGGTGCCGGCCAGCGTCACCCCGGTGACGGCGGGCGTCAGCTGCTCGGTGGGCGCTGTGGCGGCGACGGCGAGCGGCAACTCGGTGCTCGCCTCCAACCCGGCTAACCCGGCCAGCCCGATCAAGCCGACCGGCGCGAAGAGCGGGGCCAGCGCGGGAGCGAACGGGAAGATGTAGATGACCGGGTCGATGATCGAGTACGCCAGGATCATGAAGATCTCGGTGGTCATGAACGACAGCAACGAGTCCAGCGCTTGCACGACGAAGTCGCCCAGCGGTCCCGTCAGGTATTGGGCGGCCAGGTTGCGCATCAGGGTGACCAGATAGTTCAGCGCGTCGAGGATGATTTCGGTCGGGTCGCCAGAGATGCTGCCGGTGTCGGCGGCCGGCGCTGCCTGGGTGGTGACGATCTGTGGTGCGGTGCCCAACGTCGCCGTAGCCGCCGCCAGGCTGGTCTCTGCGACGGTCTGGTAGACGCTCATGGTCGTCGCGGCCTGGACCCACATCCGCAGGTAGTCCGCCTCGTTCAGCGCGATGGGGACGGTGTTGATGCCGAAGAAGTTGGTGGCCACCAGGGCGCCGTGCACGGCATGGTTGGCCGCCAGTTCGACCAGGGTCGGCATCTCGGCGAGTGCGCAGGTGTAACCGGCGGCCACGGTCTCTGCTGCGGCGGCCGCCGCAGCGGACACCGTTGCGGCCTGGGTCAGCCAATACAGATACGGCTGATGGGCCGCGACGAACTGCGCCGCGGTCGGGCCCGCCCACGCGCCCGCCGCAACGGCGCCGAGCACGCCTTCGAGGTCCGCGGCGGTGGAGGTGTATTCGGCGGCGAGCGCGTGCCAGGCGTCGGCTGCTGCCAGCAATGGACCGGGGCCTGAGCCAGTGGACAGCAGCGTCGAGTGCACCTCGGGCGGCAGCGCGAACCACACGGGACCGGTCATCATCGGCTGAGTCCTTCGAGCCATAAAAGCCAGCTAGTCTGGCCAAACCGGCATTAGGTTAGCCTAATCTTTTGAAGTTGTTATGAATACGCCGAAGAAACTGTTGTGACTTCTCTCGCGCTCGCATGGAACAATCGCTGGCCGTGAAGACCTTCGACGATCTTTTCGCCGAACTGGGCGAACGCGCGCGCACCCGGCCGGCCGGCAGCGCCACCGTTGCGGCGCTGGATGCCGGGGTGCACGCCCTGGGCAAGAAGATCCTGGAAGAGGCCGGCGAGGTGTGGCTGGCCGCCGAGCACGAACCCGACGAGGCGCTGGCCGAGGAGATCAGCCAATTGCTCTACTGGACGCAGGTGCTGATGATCGCGCGCGGCCTGTCCCTCGACGACGTCTACCGGAAGCTGTGAGCATGTTGCGTGTCGCGGTGCCCAACAAGGGCGCGTTGAGCGAACCGGCCACCGAGATCCTGTCCGAGGCCGGCTACCGGCGCCGCACCGACCCCAAGGACCTCACCGTCATCGACCCGGTCAACAACGTCGAGTTCTTCTTCCTGCGGCCCAAAGACATCGCCATCTACGTCGGCTCCGGCGAACTCGACTTCGGCATCACCGGCCGCGATCTGGCGCTGGATTCCGACGCCCCGGTGCGCGAACGCCTGGCGCTGGGCTTCGGCTCGTCCCGGTTCCGGTACGCCGCGCCGGCCGGACGGGACTGGACGGTCGAGGACCTGGCCGGCAAGCGGATAGCCACCGCCTACCCCAACCTGGTTCGTAAGGATCTGGCCGCCAGGGGCGTCGGCGCGACGGTGATCAGACTCGACGGAGCGGTGGAGATTTCGGTGCAGCTCGGTGTCGCCGACGCCATCGCCGATGTGGTGGGTTCGGGACGCACGCTGAGCCTGCACAACCTGGTGGCCTTCGGGGAGCCGCTGTGCGACTCCGAGGCCGTGCTCATCGAGCGGGCTGAGCCCGGCGGCCAGGCGGCCGCGGCCCGGGATCAGCTAATTGCCCGCGTTCAGGGCGTGGTGTTCGGCCAGCAGTACCTGATGCTCGACTACGACTGCCCACGCTCGGCGCTGGACCAGGCCACCGCCATCACCCCCGGATTGGAGTCGCCGACCATCGCGCCGCTGGCCGATCCGGATTGGGTCGCGGTCCGGGCGCTGGTGCCGCGCCGCGACGTCAACGGCATCATGGACCGGCTGGCCGTCATCGGAGCCAAGGCGATCCTGGCCTCCGACATCAGGTTCTGCAGATTCTGACCGTCGACCGCGGGCTTAGCTGTGTTAGCGTCCCGCTGGGAACTGCGGTAGGCCGCGGGCTTTCCCGCCATCGTCGCCAGGGGAGTACGTCTGTCCCAGGAGGGATTGCTGTGACGCAAGTTCTTGTCCTGCTGCTGGCATTGCTGATCGGGGTCGTGGCGGGGCTGCGGTCCCTGACGGCCCCCGCCGCGGTCGCGTGGGCGGTGTTCCTCAGCTGGCTCAACATGACCGGAACGTGGGCGTCCTGGGTGGGCAACATCGTCACCGTGGTGATTTTCAGCCTGCTCGCCGTCGCCGAACTGGTCAACGACAAACTGCCCAAGACACCGCCGCGCACCGCGACGCCGGTGTTTCTGGTCCGGCTCATCATCGGCGGCTTCGCCGGGGCGGTGATCGGCACTGCGTGGGGGCACAAGTGGGCGGCGCTGGGGGCCGGCATCATCGGTGCCGTACTGGGCACCGTGGGCGGTTTCCAGGCCCGGCGGGCGCTCGTCGTCAGGAACGGCGGCCACGATCTGCCGATCGCACTGCTGGAGGACGCGGTCGCGGTGTTGGGCGCCGTCGCCATCGTCGTGGCGGCAGCCGCGCTGTGACCCAAGACGCTGTGCTGCAGGAGCTTTCGCCGCTATCGGACCGGTAGCCGCGGACGGGACCGCGGGGGCGGAGCGCGGGAAAAGATGTGACGCGGGCGGTCTTCGTCGAGGACCGATCCGGCAGCTGGACGAGCTAACCGGCGGTGGTGCCTACCGGTGCGCTGGACAGTGTTGTGGGTTGCCGCTGCGTCTTGGGCAGCCGTTTGACCGCGATCAGCACACCGGTTCCCGCGATCGTGCACAGTGCCCACAACGCCAGGTACCAGAATGAGCGGAACTCGGGTCCGAAGAACACGGCGAGGGCGATGAACCAGAAGGTGATCATCCCGAGGTAACCCCACCAGACGATGGGGGCGGTTCCGGCGCTGCTGCGGCGGCGCATCAGGACGCCGACGTACATCACGGGTAAGGCGGCGTTGGCGACGGAGAAGTACGTCACCGCGAGCGGATCACCCATCGCATGGCTAAGGGCGTTCCAGATGACAATCGCCGCGGCGGCTCCGGCCACGATCAGCGCGGCGAACTGGCGCGGGTTCGCCGAAGGCAGCAACTCTGTCCTGCCGTACTGGATCGCCTGCACAATGAAGGCGACCTCGAAGGTGACGGTGAAAAGCAAAGCGACCCAAAATAATTCGACGTACCAGTGGTGGTAGGTGGTGAACCAGGTGTGGTAGTGGGCGACGAACGAGCCGTCGCCGGCGAACCAGAACAGGGTGCAGAAGATCGGTATCGAATACGTCTTTTCGCGGCGCGCAATCACGTAGGAGGCGAAGAACCAGGTGTAGTTGCAGACCATCGCCAGCGAGCACAGCGCCAAAATCCCGAGCTTGTGTTGGTCGATGGCGGTGAGCGTCTGTACTCCGTCGTACATTGCTGAGCTTCCTTCACCAGTCGAGCTGGGCGGTCTCTGGATGATCGCTCGCACCTCAATCGCAATTATTTGAGATGAGGTGTCTCAAAGATTAGGCGGCGGCGAGGCGCGGTGTCAATGATTCTGTTGCCGGACTTGGCGTTCGGTCCGCGGGTGTGGCCGTTGGGCTAACGTCGCTGGATCAGGAGTAGCTGCCGGTCATGCCGCCGGTTCGCTGCGACACGCCGGCCAGCCCGGGTACGGCGGCGGCGTACCGCCGAATGCCGGGCAGTGCGCCTGGTGCGGGCACCAATCGCACAGTCGCGACGGGTTGGGCCGGAAATCGCCGGTCGCACCGGCGGATTGGATCGCGCGCCACATCGCCGTCAGGGTCTTCTCGAAGCGCAGCAGCTCGTCATGATCGGGGGTGTAATCCAACACCTGACGGTCGGCGAGGTAGATCAGTCGCAGCCGGGCGGGCAGCACACCGCGCGAACGCAGCAGCGCCACGGCATAGAACTTCATCTGGAACATGGCTCTGAACTCAGCGGCCGCACGCGTCTCCGGTGGCGCCTTGCCGGTCTTGTAGTCGACGACCCGCAATTCGCCGGTGGCCGCGACGTCGATCCGGTCGATGTAGCCGCGCAGCAGCGTGCCGTCGGCCAACTCGACCTCCACCCGCTGCTCGCAGCACTGCGGGTCGAAGCGGGTCGGGTCCTCGAGCCGGTAGTAACCGCGCAGCAGCGCACGGGCCTCGTCGATCAGCTGAAGACGCTGCTCGGGGCCCAACTCTGCGGCGAGTTCGGCCTCAGCGGCGACAACCTGCTCCCAGGCGGGTTCCACCAGCGCGCAGGCGGTATCGCGAACCCGCTGCGCCGCCGGCAGCCCGTACAGCCGCTCCAGCGCGGCGTGCACCAGCGACCCGCGCAGCTGTGCCGTCGAGGGGGCCTCGGGCAACCGGTCGATGGCCCGGAACCGGTACAGCAGCGGGCACTGCTTGAAGTCGGCGGCCCGCGACGGCGACAGGGCAGGTCGCGGGCTGGCAGCAGCCGGCGGGGGCGGCGCCAGCTGATCGGTCATATTCGCAGCCTATGACTGCGCACCGACAACCCGAAGAAGGGCCGCGGCGCGTCGGCTGGCACGCTGTACGCCGTGTCAGCGACCGGTCCGTTCATTGTCGGTGAGCGTGTGCAGCTCACCGACGCCAAGGGCCGCCACTACACGATCACGCTGACGCCCGGCAGCGAATTTCACACCCACCGCGGTCGCATCGCCCACGACACGCTGATCGGGCTCGACGAAGGCAGCGTGGTCAAGTCCAGCAACGGCGCCATGTTCCTAGTGCTGCGCCCGCTGCTGGTCGATTACGTGATGTCCATGCCGCGCGGCCCGCAGGTGATCTACCCCAAGGACGCGGCCCAGATCGTGCACGAGGGCGACATCTTTCCCGGCGCCCGGGTGCTCGAGGCGGGCGCGGGCTCCGGCGCGCTGACACTGTCGCTGCTGCGCGCGGTCGGCCCGCAGGGCCGGGTTACCTCGTACGAGGTACGCGCCGACCACGCCGAGCACGCCCGCCGCAACGTCAGCACCTTTCATGGCGAGCTGCCGCCGAACTGGGAGCTGGTCATCGGCGACCTGTCCGATGCCGAGCTGCCGGA
The nucleotide sequence above comes from Mycobacterium kiyosense. Encoded proteins:
- a CDS encoding carboxylate--amine ligase — translated: MNSPDRGQDDAQRLPQLQNTVVVAAFEGWNDAGDAASDAVAHLFDIWDALPIVEIDDEAYYDYQVNRPVIRQVDGVTRELEWPAMRISHCRPPDSDRDVVLMSGVEPNMRWRTFCDELLGIIDKLNVDTVVILGALLADTPHTRPVPVSGAAYSSDSARLFGLEETRYEGPTGIAGVFQYACVAAGIPAVTFWAAVPHYVSHPPNPKATVALLRRVEEVLDVEVPLADLPAQAEAWEQEITEMAADDQELAEYVQSLEQHGDASVDVNEVLGQIDGDALAAEFERYLKRRRPGFGR
- a CDS encoding 5-methyltetrahydrofolate--homocysteine methyltransferase MetH, with the protein product MEGLHVSAPESFEPNIRPDCTDELSAALRERILVIDGAMGTAIQRDRPDEAGYRGDRFTEWPTALQGNNDLLTLTQPQIISGIHREYLEAGADILETNTFNANAISLSDYDMADLSYELNYAGAALARKAADEFSTTDKPRYVAGAIGPTTRTASISPDVNDPGARNVSYDQLVAAYLEAANGLVDGGADLLIIETIFDSLNAKAAVFAVETLFEDRGRRWPVIISGTITDASGRTLSGQVTEAFWNSIRHAKPIAVGLNCALGAPEMRPYIAEVSRIADTFVSCYPNAGLPNAFGEYDESPERQASYIAEFADAGLVNLVGGCCGTAPPHIAEIAKVVEGKPPRWVPQIPVATRLAGLEPLNITEDSLFVNIGERTNITGSARFRNLIKAQDYDTALSVALQQVEVGAQVIDINMDEGMIDGVAAMDRFTKLIAAEPDISRVPVMIDSSKWEVIEAGLKNVQGKPIVNSISMKEGEEKFVREARLCRKYGAAVVVMAFDEQGQADNLERRKEICGRAYRILTEQVGFPPEDIIFDPNCFALATGIEEHATYGIDFIEACAWIKENLPGVHISGGISNVSFSFRGNNPVREAIHAVFLFHAIKAGLDMGIVNAGALVPYDSIDPELRDRIEDVVLNRREDAAERLLEIAERFNRTEKSEDPKAAEWRSLPVRERITHALVKGIDAHVDDDTEELRAEIAAAGGRPIEVIEGPLMDGMNVVGDLFGSGKMFLPQVVKSARVMKKAVAYLLPFIEKEKEQSGAAAGKDTNGTIIMATVKGDVHDIGKNIVGVVLQCNNFEVIDLGVMVPAEKILAAAEEYDADIIGLSGLITPSLDEMVNFAVEMERQGLQIPLLIGGATTSRAHTAVKVAPRRSGPVVWVKDASRSVPVAAALLDDKQRPALLEATEKDYAALRERHAQKNERPTLTLAKARANRTPIEWDGYPPPVPAQGLGVRDFHDYDLAELREYIDWQPFFNAWEMKGRFPDILNNPVSGEAARKLYDDAQEMLDTLIKEKWLTANGVIGFFPANAVGDDIEVYTDDTRTEVLTTLYNLRQQGEHRDGIPNRSLGDFIAPKATGLADYVGAFAVTAGLGSAEKIAEFKADNDDYSAILLESIADRLAEAFAERMHQRVRKEFWGFQPDEQLDNEDLIGEKYRGIRPAPGYPACPEHTEKVTLFKLLDVTKRTGIELTESMAMWPGAAVSGWYFSHPQSQYFVVGRLAQDQVADYAKRKGWTLAEAERWLAPQPRLQPGGLSRRRCAATGLRRRVSRCSAALAPAGRR
- the hisE gene encoding phosphoribosyl-ATP pyrophosphatase, which encodes MEQSLAVKTFDDLFAELGERARTRPAGSATVAALDAGVHALGKKILEEAGEVWLAAEHEPDEALAEEISQLLYWTQVLMIARGLSLDDVYRKL
- the hisG gene encoding ATP phosphoribosyltransferase, with protein sequence MLRVAVPNKGALSEPATEILSEAGYRRRTDPKDLTVIDPVNNVEFFFLRPKDIAIYVGSGELDFGITGRDLALDSDAPVRERLALGFGSSRFRYAAPAGRDWTVEDLAGKRIATAYPNLVRKDLAARGVGATVIRLDGAVEISVQLGVADAIADVVGSGRTLSLHNLVAFGEPLCDSEAVLIERAEPGGQAAAARDQLIARVQGVVFGQQYLMLDYDCPRSALDQATAITPGLESPTIAPLADPDWVAVRALVPRRDVNGIMDRLAVIGAKAILASDIRFCRF
- a CDS encoding membrane protein → MTQVLVLLLALLIGVVAGLRSLTAPAAVAWAVFLSWLNMTGTWASWVGNIVTVVIFSLLAVAELVNDKLPKTPPRTATPVFLVRLIIGGFAGAVIGTAWGHKWAALGAGIIGAVLGTVGGFQARRALVVRNGGHDLPIALLEDAVAVLGAVAIVVAAAAL
- a CDS encoding tRNA (adenine(58)-N(1))-methyltransferase TrmI is translated as MSATGPFIVGERVQLTDAKGRHYTITLTPGSEFHTHRGRIAHDTLIGLDEGSVVKSSNGAMFLVLRPLLVDYVMSMPRGPQVIYPKDAAQIVHEGDIFPGARVLEAGAGSGALTLSLLRAVGPQGRVTSYEVRADHAEHARRNVSTFHGELPPNWELVIGDLSDAELPDGSFDRAVLDMLAPWEVLEAVSRLVVAGGVLIIYVATVTQLSKVVEAVRAQQCWTEPRSWETIQRGWNVVGLAVRPQHSMRGHTAFLVATRRLAPGAVAPMPLGRKRPGRDG